A section of the Lynx canadensis isolate LIC74 chromosome A1, mLynCan4.pri.v2, whole genome shotgun sequence genome encodes:
- the ING1 gene encoding inhibitor of growth protein 1, which produces MLSPANGEQIHLVNYVEDYLDSIESLPFDLQRNVSLMREIDAKYQEILKELDEYYEKFKRETDGVQKRRVLHCIQRALIRSQELGDEKIQIVSQMVELVENRTRQVDSHVELFEAHQEVNDTTGHSGKAGQDKSKSETVTQAEKTNSKRSRRQRNNENRENAANHHDHDDVTSGTPKEKKAKASKKKKRSKAKAEREASPADLPIDPNEPTYCLCNQVSYGEMIGCDNDECPIEWFHFSCVGLNHKPKGKWYCPKCRGENEKTMDKALEKSKKERAYNR; this is translated from the exons ATGTTGAGCCCTGCCAACGGGGAGCAGATCCACCTGGTGAACTATGTGGAGGACTACCTGGACTCCATCGAGTCTCTGCCATTCGACCTGCAGAGAAACGTCTCGCTGATGCGGGAGATCGACGCGAAATACCAAG AAATCCTAAAGGAGCTGGATGAGTACTATGAGAAATTTAAACGTGAGACAGACGGTGTCCAGAAGAGGAGAGTGTTACATTGCATTCAGAGAGCCCTGATTCggagccaggagctgggggacGAGAAGATCCAGATCGTGAGTCAGATGGTGGAGCTGGTGGAGAACCGGACCAGGCAGGTGGACAGTCACGTGGAGCTCTTTGAGGCCCACCAGGAGGTCAATGACACCACTGGCCACAGTGGCAAAGCCGGCCAGGATAAGTCCAAGAGCGAGACCGTCACGCAGGCGGAAAAGACCAACAGCAAGAGGTCCCGGCGGCAGCGCAACAACGAGAACCGGGAGAACGCGGCCAATCATCACGACCACGATGATGTCACCTCGGGAACGCCCAAGGAGAAGAAGGCGAAAGCCTCCAAGAAGAAGAAGCGCTCCAAGGCCAAAGCCGAGAGGGAGGCGTCCCCTGCAGACCTTCCCATCGACCCGAACGAGCCCACGTACTGTCTGTGCAATCAGGTCTCCTATGGAGAAATGATCGGCTGCGACAATGACGAGTGCCCCATCGAGTGGTTCCACTTCTCCTGCGTGGGGCTGAATCATAAACCAAAGGGCAAGTGGTACTGTCCCAAGTGTCGAGGGGAGAATGAGAAAACCATGGACAAGGCCCTGGAGAAATCCAAAAAGGAACGGGCTTACAACAGGTAG